One Candidatus Ornithobacterium hominis genomic region harbors:
- a CDS encoding nucleoid-associated protein: protein MENIFRLDQLSVHYVGNKHKDESLILSDTPILHEEELFSQLSAFFLKPFKREELFHLFHENSLEFNEVHQIAKAIFSEPEKLHLYARDLATHLYQNCAHPKIKGGEFFVAYFPKASILGEDCAAIGLFKTENKETFFQVENQEHDFNVSVQKGIYFNKLDKACLIYNTQEENGFLTEVVDKTNQNMEALYWVDDFLQVRPCENSYFSTESTMTLYKNFVDERLPEEFDVNKIDQADLLNKSMDFFNENEAFESKLFHQQVLQQPELIESFEAYKLEYESDRNITLQENFGIHPSAVKKQKRVYKSVIKLDKNFHIYVHGDRSKIIKDEDSQGKFYKIYFQEEN from the coding sequence ATGGAAAACATTTTTCGGCTAGACCAACTATCGGTACATTACGTGGGCAACAAGCACAAAGATGAATCTTTGATTCTATCAGACACGCCCATTCTGCACGAAGAAGAACTCTTCTCTCAACTTTCAGCCTTTTTTTTAAAGCCCTTTAAAAGAGAAGAACTTTTTCATCTTTTTCATGAAAACTCATTGGAATTCAATGAAGTACACCAAATTGCGAAAGCCATTTTTTCTGAACCCGAAAAGTTACACCTATATGCGCGAGATTTAGCCACGCATTTGTACCAAAATTGTGCACATCCCAAAATCAAAGGCGGTGAGTTCTTTGTAGCTTATTTTCCTAAGGCCTCTATTTTGGGTGAAGATTGTGCCGCCATCGGGCTCTTTAAAACAGAGAATAAGGAAACCTTCTTCCAAGTTGAGAATCAAGAACATGACTTCAATGTTTCTGTACAAAAAGGGATTTATTTTAATAAACTAGATAAGGCTTGCTTGATTTACAACACTCAAGAAGAAAATGGTTTCTTGACGGAGGTTGTAGATAAAACCAATCAAAACATGGAGGCGCTCTACTGGGTTGATGATTTTTTGCAAGTTAGGCCCTGTGAGAACTCTTATTTTTCTACCGAAAGTACAATGACGCTTTACAAAAACTTTGTAGACGAACGCCTGCCTGAGGAGTTTGATGTGAACAAAATAGACCAAGCCGATTTGCTCAATAAAAGCATGGACTTCTTTAATGAAAATGAGGCTTTTGAAAGCAAACTTTTTCATCAGCAAGTTCTGCAACAACCTGAATTGATTGAAAGTTTTGAGGCTTATAAACTTGAATATGAATCAGACCGAAACATTACATTGCAAGAAAATTTTGGCATTCACCCTTCTGCGGTGAAAAAACAAAAGAGAGTGTACAAAAGTGTGATAAAATTAGACAAAAATTTTCACATTTATGTGCATGGTGACCGCTCTAAAATCATAAAAGATGAAGATAGCCAAGGGAAATTTTACAAAATTTACTTTCAAGAAGAAAACTAA
- a CDS encoding aconitate hydratase, with protein MTFDIEMIKKVYDRIKERVDKAREVTGRPLTHAEKILYSHLSQGNATEEYQRGSSYVNFDPDRIACQDATAQMVLLQFMQAGKDKVAVPTTVHCDHLIQAKQGASKDLQEAMNQSSEVFKFLESVSNKYGIGFWKPGAGIIHQVVLENYAFPGGMMIGTDSHTPNAGGLGMVAIGVGGADAVDVMAGMPWELKFPKLIGVKLTGSLNGWTAPKDVILKVADILTVKGGTGAIVEYFGEGAKSLSCTGKGTICNMGAEIGATCSTFGYDDSMERYLRATERGDIADAANEIKEYLTGDQEVYDNPEKYFDQVIEINLDELKPHLNGPFTPDLATEIGENMTKKANENDWPLAVEWGLIGSCTNSSYEDLTRAESIARQAVEKKLKPKAEFGLNPGSEQIRFTAERDGLLQTFENLGVTIFTNACGPCIGQWARYKDPKSAPKNSIVHSFNRNFAKRADGNPNTHAFVGSPEMVAAIAISGRLDFDPTKDTLTNADGEEVRFDPPTGIELPERGFDVENLGYQAPHEDGSSVEVIIDPQSDRLQLLESFEPIGADVKNAKLLIKAHGKCTTDHISMAGPWLRFRGHLDNISNNMLIGAVNAFNMKTNLVKNQLTGEYGEVPATQRDYKAKGVPTIVVGDHNYGEGSSREHAAMEPRHLGVVAVIVKSFARIHETNLKKQGMLGLTFANENDYDLIQEDDTFNFLDLDQFTEGKPLHLEIVHADGSKDEIELNHTYNANQIEWYKEGSALNVIKKENAK; from the coding sequence ATGACATTTGATATTGAAATGATCAAAAAGGTATATGATCGCATCAAAGAACGTGTAGATAAAGCCCGTGAAGTGACTGGAAGACCTTTGACTCACGCAGAAAAAATTCTCTACAGCCACTTATCACAAGGAAATGCAACAGAGGAATACCAACGTGGCTCTTCTTATGTAAACTTTGACCCCGATAGGATTGCTTGCCAAGATGCTACTGCTCAAATGGTATTGCTCCAGTTCATGCAAGCAGGCAAAGATAAAGTAGCCGTGCCTACGACGGTGCATTGCGACCACTTGATTCAAGCCAAGCAAGGTGCTTCTAAAGATTTACAAGAAGCGATGAATCAATCTTCTGAAGTTTTTAAATTTTTAGAATCTGTTTCTAATAAATATGGAATTGGCTTTTGGAAGCCAGGTGCTGGGATTATACACCAAGTAGTGTTAGAAAATTATGCTTTCCCAGGAGGAATGATGATTGGTACCGATTCTCACACGCCCAACGCTGGCGGGTTGGGCATGGTTGCCATTGGTGTAGGTGGCGCTGATGCCGTAGATGTAATGGCTGGAATGCCTTGGGAATTGAAATTCCCAAAATTAATCGGTGTTAAATTAACTGGCTCTCTCAACGGATGGACTGCCCCAAAAGATGTTATCTTAAAAGTAGCTGATATTTTGACCGTAAAAGGAGGGACTGGTGCGATTGTAGAATATTTTGGCGAAGGAGCTAAATCTTTATCATGCACAGGTAAAGGTACTATTTGTAACATGGGTGCAGAGATTGGAGCTACTTGCTCTACCTTTGGCTATGATGATAGTATGGAGCGTTATTTACGTGCTACCGAACGAGGCGATATTGCCGATGCCGCCAATGAAATCAAAGAATACCTGACGGGAGACCAAGAGGTTTATGACAACCCAGAAAAATATTTTGACCAAGTGATTGAAATCAATTTAGATGAATTGAAACCGCATTTAAATGGTCCTTTCACGCCTGATTTAGCTACGGAAATCGGAGAAAATATGACCAAAAAAGCCAACGAAAACGATTGGCCATTGGCTGTAGAGTGGGGATTAATTGGCTCGTGCACCAACTCTTCTTACGAAGATTTAACTCGTGCAGAGTCTATTGCACGTCAAGCGGTAGAAAAGAAATTAAAGCCAAAAGCTGAGTTTGGTCTCAACCCAGGGTCTGAGCAAATCAGATTTACGGCAGAGAGGGATGGCTTGCTACAAACTTTTGAAAATTTAGGAGTAACTATTTTCACCAATGCTTGTGGCCCTTGTATCGGCCAATGGGCACGATACAAAGACCCTAAATCTGCTCCAAAAAATTCTATTGTTCACTCATTCAACCGAAATTTCGCAAAGAGAGCTGACGGGAATCCCAATACACATGCCTTTGTAGGCTCGCCAGAAATGGTCGCTGCTATTGCTATTTCTGGGCGATTAGATTTTGACCCCACCAAAGATACATTAACGAATGCTGACGGCGAAGAAGTAAGGTTTGACCCACCAACGGGCATTGAACTTCCAGAGAGAGGTTTTGATGTAGAAAATTTAGGGTATCAAGCACCACATGAAGATGGATCTAGCGTAGAGGTAATCATTGACCCTCAATCTGATAGACTTCAATTATTAGAATCTTTTGAACCGATTGGAGCAGATGTAAAAAATGCTAAATTATTGATAAAAGCACACGGGAAATGCACTACAGACCATATTTCTATGGCTGGGCCGTGGTTGAGATTCCGTGGGCATTTAGATAATATTTCTAACAATATGTTGATTGGTGCAGTAAATGCTTTCAACATGAAAACCAATTTGGTGAAAAACCAATTAACAGGTGAATATGGTGAAGTTCCTGCAACTCAGCGTGATTACAAAGCAAAAGGCGTCCCAACCATAGTGGTAGGGGATCACAATTATGGCGAAGGTTCTTCTCGTGAACATGCCGCTATGGAACCTCGGCATCTCGGCGTAGTTGCAGTCATTGTGAAATCTTTTGCCCGAATCCATGAAACCAATTTGAAAAAACAAGGAATGCTCGGCTTGACTTTTGCCAATGAGAATGATTATGATTTAATTCAAGAAGATGATACATTCAATTTCTTAGATTTAGATCAATTCACTGAAGGAAAACCTTTGCATCTAGAAATAGTACATGCGGATGGCTCTAAAGATGAAATTGAATTAAATCACACTTACAACGCTAATCAAATCGAATGGTATAAAGAAGGCTCTGCCCTGAATGTAATAAAAAAAGAAAATGCAAAATAA
- a CDS encoding NUDIX hydrolase, which produces MYKVFINQHFISFSNAIEPSKNTTNVIENDVEVILEHFHSLQNENNPEVNGIHFICKNPEKVFKNFKKVFKHIKAAGGMVFNQKEELLLIFRNGKWDLPKGKLEKKEKKKKAAIREVEEECGVFGLSITRKLMKTYHIYSLKNELIFKTTHWYRMETCYNNGLTPQTEEGIEKVIWANEKEISKALENTYDNISLLLRKYTK; this is translated from the coding sequence ATGTACAAAGTTTTTATCAATCAGCATTTCATCAGCTTTTCTAATGCCATAGAACCAAGCAAAAATACCACCAATGTTATTGAAAATGATGTAGAGGTAATTTTAGAACATTTTCACTCTCTGCAAAACGAAAATAATCCTGAAGTTAACGGAATTCATTTTATTTGTAAAAATCCTGAAAAAGTTTTTAAAAATTTTAAAAAGGTTTTTAAGCACATCAAAGCAGCTGGTGGTATGGTTTTTAATCAAAAAGAAGAACTCTTGCTAATTTTCAGAAACGGAAAATGGGATTTACCTAAAGGGAAATTAGAAAAAAAAGAGAAAAAGAAAAAGGCTGCGATACGAGAAGTGGAAGAAGAATGCGGCGTTTTTGGTTTAAGCATTACAAGAAAATTAATGAAAACCTACCATATCTATTCGCTCAAAAATGAACTGATTTTTAAGACTACCCATTGGTATCGAATGGAGACGTGCTATAACAACGGATTGACTCCACAGACTGAGGAGGGAATAGAGAAAGTCATTTGGGCTAATGAAAAAGAAATTTCTAAAGCCTTAGAAAATACGTATGATAATATTTCACTTTTGCTTAGAAAATATACCAAATAA
- a CDS encoding DUF2141 domain-containing protein, whose product MKNFISLILTLFVIITQAQTAHLSVEIKNIKSKKGKVLIALFNSEKGFPHENEFMTVQLEPEENIIQHRFKNVPKGIYAVAVLHDENNNGKMDIGMLGPKEKYGFSNDARSLISAPTFKKASFKHSGNQKIIIHLK is encoded by the coding sequence ATGAAAAATTTCATATCGCTAATCTTAACACTTTTTGTTATAATAACTCAAGCTCAGACAGCTCACCTATCCGTAGAAATTAAAAATATTAAATCTAAAAAAGGGAAAGTATTGATTGCATTATTCAATTCAGAGAAAGGTTTCCCACACGAGAATGAATTCATGACTGTGCAGTTGGAACCTGAAGAAAATATCATTCAGCACAGGTTTAAGAACGTACCTAAGGGAATTTATGCTGTGGCCGTTTTGCACGATGAGAATAATAATGGGAAAATGGATATAGGAATGCTCGGGCCCAAAGAAAAATATGGATTTTCTAACGATGCACGAAGCTTGATTTCAGCACCGACATTCAAAAAAGCTTCATTTAAACACAGCGGGAATCAAAAAATTATTATTCACCTCAAATAA
- a CDS encoding pyruvate dehydrogenase complex dihydrolipoamide acetyltransferase: MAEVIKMPRLSDTMEEGKVESWNKKVGDKVSYGDILAEIETDKAVQEFETDVEGTLLYIGVEEGQAAQVDSILAIIGDEGEDISDLIQGGEKSNESNQNKEETSDKDTKDTNDAQKKSDDSAEIPDEVTVINMPRLSDTMEEGKVESWNKKVGDKVSYGDILAEIETDKAVQEFETDVEGTLLYIGVEEGKSAPVDSILAIIGPEGTDVSSIVENGGKRAQKTEKSEPKQEKPTEQQAGKSSAPASESNKESKRIFISPLAKKLAEEKGYDISKIEGSGDKGRIIKKDIEAYQPSKDQAGRENTQNNELSPEVFASTAEDKVLPNSQMRKVIAKRLSESKFTAPHYYLNVEVDMENAMAARKQINSLPDVKISFNDIVVKAVAMALRKHPQINSTWNDNEMLLHGDINIGVAVAVPDGLVVPVVKNTDLKSMTRISAEIRDFAGRARDKKIKADEMEGSTFTVSNLGSYGIESFTSIINQPNSCILSVGSIVEKPVVRNGAIVVGHTMKLTLACDHRTVDGATGSLYLKTLKQYLETPLSMLV, from the coding sequence ATGGCAGAAGTAATCAAAATGCCACGCTTAAGCGATACCATGGAAGAAGGTAAAGTAGAGTCGTGGAATAAAAAAGTAGGAGATAAAGTATCGTATGGTGACATCTTAGCAGAAATCGAGACTGATAAAGCTGTGCAGGAGTTTGAAACCGATGTGGAGGGAACTCTTCTATACATTGGCGTAGAAGAAGGGCAAGCAGCTCAAGTAGACTCTATTTTGGCCATTATTGGAGATGAAGGAGAGGATATTAGTGATTTGATTCAAGGTGGAGAAAAATCAAACGAATCTAATCAAAATAAAGAGGAAACTTCTGATAAAGATACAAAGGATACAAATGATGCTCAAAAAAAATCAGATGATTCTGCAGAAATTCCAGATGAGGTGACTGTCATCAATATGCCGCGTTTGAGCGATACTATGGAAGAAGGTAAAGTAGAGTCGTGGAATAAAAAAGTAGGAGATAAAGTATCCTATGGTGATATCTTAGCAGAAATCGAGACTGATAAAGCTGTGCAGGAGTTTGAAACCGATGTGGAAGGAACTTTGCTTTATATTGGGGTAGAAGAAGGTAAATCTGCTCCAGTAGATTCCATATTAGCGATTATTGGTCCAGAAGGAACGGACGTTTCTTCCATTGTAGAAAATGGAGGGAAGCGAGCTCAAAAAACTGAAAAATCTGAACCAAAACAAGAAAAGCCTACTGAGCAACAGGCGGGGAAATCAAGTGCTCCTGCTTCTGAAAGTAATAAAGAAAGTAAAAGAATTTTTATTTCCCCTTTGGCTAAAAAGTTAGCAGAAGAAAAAGGCTATGATATTTCAAAAATTGAAGGCTCGGGAGATAAAGGTAGAATCATTAAAAAAGACATAGAAGCCTATCAACCAAGTAAAGATCAAGCTGGCAGAGAAAATACTCAAAATAATGAGTTGAGTCCTGAAGTGTTTGCCTCTACCGCAGAAGATAAAGTTCTACCGAATTCTCAAATGAGAAAAGTTATAGCAAAACGTCTTTCTGAAAGTAAATTTACAGCACCTCACTACTACTTAAATGTGGAAGTAGATATGGAGAATGCCATGGCTGCAAGAAAACAAATCAATAGCCTGCCCGATGTCAAAATTTCATTTAATGATATTGTGGTAAAAGCAGTTGCAATGGCATTGCGTAAACATCCTCAAATCAATAGCACGTGGAATGATAATGAAATGCTACTGCATGGCGATATAAATATTGGAGTAGCGGTTGCTGTGCCAGACGGCTTAGTAGTTCCTGTCGTTAAAAACACGGACTTAAAATCAATGACTCGCATCAGTGCTGAAATTAGAGATTTTGCTGGTAGAGCTCGTGACAAAAAAATAAAAGCTGATGAGATGGAGGGGTCTACCTTTACTGTTTCAAATTTAGGATCTTACGGGATAGAAAGTTTCACATCAATCATCAATCAACCAAATAGTTGTATTCTTTCTGTTGGTTCCATTGTAGAAAAACCAGTTGTGAGAAATGGTGCTATCGTAGTGGGGCATACCATGAAACTAACGTTGGCTTGTGACCATAGAACGGTGGATGGAGCTACGGGAAGTTTGTACCTGAAAACACTAAAACAATACCTAGAGACACCTTTATCCATGTTGGTGTAA
- the pdhA gene encoding pyruvate dehydrogenase (acetyl-transferring) E1 component subunit alpha has protein sequence MKEITKETYLNWFEEMSFWRRFEDKCRSLYLKQKIRGFLHLYNGQEAIPAGLAHVMDLEKDKMITAYRCHVLPMAMGVDPKRIMAELFGKVDGTSHGMGGSMHVFSKEHNFYGGHGIVGGQIALGAGIAFADKYFEREAVTICLMGDGATRQGSLHETFNMAMNWKLPVVFICENNQYAMGTSVKRTANHEDIYKLAHGYEMPSAPVDGMDPVKVAEAATEAIERARRGDGPTFLDIKTYRYRGHSMSDAEPYRSKDEVNQFKDEDPIGIVKNRILENNWATEEELNQTLDKVIERVEECAEFAENSEFPSANQIYDMVYEQENYPFLDKIENQK, from the coding sequence ATGAAAGAAATAACGAAAGAAACTTATTTAAATTGGTTTGAGGAGATGTCCTTTTGGAGAAGATTTGAGGACAAATGTAGATCATTATATTTAAAGCAGAAAATCAGGGGTTTTTTGCACTTGTACAATGGGCAAGAGGCGATTCCAGCAGGTCTTGCACATGTGATGGATTTAGAAAAAGATAAAATGATTACCGCTTATCGTTGTCACGTTTTGCCAATGGCGATGGGGGTAGATCCTAAACGCATCATGGCAGAACTATTTGGGAAAGTGGATGGGACTTCACATGGCATGGGAGGTTCGATGCACGTTTTTAGCAAAGAACATAACTTCTACGGAGGCCATGGAATTGTAGGTGGGCAAATCGCTTTGGGGGCTGGTATTGCTTTTGCAGATAAATATTTTGAACGAGAGGCTGTGACGATTTGTTTGATGGGCGATGGTGCAACAAGGCAAGGTTCTTTGCACGAAACCTTCAATATGGCAATGAATTGGAAGTTGCCAGTGGTTTTCATTTGTGAGAATAACCAATATGCGATGGGAACTTCGGTAAAGAGAACGGCAAATCATGAGGATATTTATAAATTAGCCCACGGCTACGAAATGCCTTCGGCGCCTGTTGATGGTATGGACCCAGTAAAAGTAGCAGAAGCTGCGACTGAAGCTATTGAAAGAGCTAGGCGAGGCGATGGGCCTACTTTCTTAGATATTAAGACATACCGTTATCGAGGTCATTCAATGTCTGATGCAGAGCCTTACCGCTCAAAAGATGAGGTGAATCAGTTTAAAGATGAAGACCCTATCGGGATTGTGAAAAATAGAATTTTAGAGAATAACTGGGCAACGGAGGAAGAATTGAATCAAACTTTAGATAAAGTAATCGAACGGGTAGAAGAGTGTGCTGAATTTGCTGAAAATTCTGAATTCCCATCAGCAAATCAGATTTATGATATGGTTTATGAGCAAGAGAATTATCCTTTTTTAGACAAAATTGAAAATCAAAAATAA
- the cdd gene encoding cytidine deaminase, which translates to MKREIKFFNEIFEDLTPKTQEIIEIAKSSMEKAYAPYSKFKVGAAVLLENGEIITGNNQENAAYPSGLCAERVAVFSAKALCPEDKILKIAIFTNREKDDSAVAPCGACRQSILEYEVQQNQPIEIIFQGEKNKFIRVESTGDLLPFYFDSSRLI; encoded by the coding sequence ATGAAAAGAGAAATTAAATTTTTTAATGAAATTTTTGAGGATTTAACCCCTAAAACTCAAGAAATCATTGAAATAGCAAAATCAAGCATGGAAAAAGCATATGCACCTTATAGTAAATTTAAAGTAGGAGCAGCAGTCTTGTTAGAAAATGGAGAAATTATAACAGGAAATAATCAAGAAAATGCCGCCTATCCATCGGGTTTATGTGCTGAGCGGGTAGCGGTATTTAGTGCGAAAGCACTTTGTCCTGAGGATAAAATATTAAAAATCGCTATTTTTACCAATCGGGAAAAAGACGACTCGGCTGTGGCACCTTGCGGTGCTTGTCGTCAAAGTATTTTAGAATATGAAGTTCAGCAAAACCAGCCGATAGAAATTATTTTTCAAGGCGAAAAAAATAAATTTATTAGGGTAGAAAGTACAGGGGATTTACTTCCATTTTACTTTGATAGCTCAAGATTAATTTAG
- a CDS encoding YifB family Mg chelatase-like AAA ATPase, whose protein sequence is MLVKTYGSAIYGIDAYLITIEVNIDKGAGYHLVGLPDNAIRESSHRINTALNNAGYKVPRKKIIINMAPADVRKEGSAYDLTIAMGILAASEQIKADNIGSYIIMGELSLDGSLLPIKGVLPIAIQARKDGFKGIILPQENAKEAAVVNNLEVYAAENISQVIDFFEKKKELKLVEFNTREKFYESLQNFPFDFADVKGQENVKRALEIAAAGGHNILLIGPPGSGKTMLAKRISSILPPLTLHEALETTKIHSVAGKLSKNSALMTHRPFTSPHHTTSDVALVGGGSYPQPGEISLAHNGVLFLDELPEFQRSVLEVMRQPLEDREVTIARAKFTVTYPASFMLVASMNPSPSGFFPDDPQNTSSPAEMQRYMNKISGPLLDRIDLHIEVTPVPFEHLSAERNGEKSEVIRARVTEARKLQEIRFQDLGHVHYNAQMGPKQLDDFCQLGTDSIELIKNAMEKLNLSARAYDRILRVARTIADLDKQQNIATHHLAEAIQYRSLDREGFLR, encoded by the coding sequence ATGCTGGTTAAAACTTACGGAAGTGCAATTTATGGTATTGATGCTTATCTGATTACTATTGAAGTCAATATTGATAAAGGGGCAGGTTATCATTTAGTCGGTTTGCCTGATAATGCTATTCGCGAAAGTTCTCACCGCATCAACACGGCGCTTAATAATGCTGGATACAAAGTTCCTAGAAAAAAGATTATCATAAATATGGCTCCAGCAGATGTGAGAAAAGAAGGCTCTGCCTATGACTTAACAATTGCTATGGGAATTTTAGCCGCTTCTGAACAAATTAAAGCTGATAATATTGGGAGCTATATTATTATGGGAGAACTCTCCCTCGATGGCAGCTTACTACCCATCAAAGGAGTTTTACCCATCGCTATCCAAGCACGTAAAGACGGGTTCAAAGGGATTATACTCCCGCAAGAAAACGCCAAAGAGGCTGCCGTCGTGAATAATTTAGAGGTTTACGCCGCAGAAAACATTTCACAAGTTATCGATTTTTTTGAAAAAAAGAAGGAGCTAAAATTAGTTGAATTCAATACTCGTGAAAAATTTTATGAAAGCTTACAAAATTTCCCCTTTGACTTTGCTGATGTCAAAGGTCAAGAAAATGTGAAGAGAGCACTTGAAATTGCTGCTGCTGGAGGCCACAATATCCTACTCATCGGCCCGCCAGGAAGTGGCAAAACCATGCTTGCTAAGAGAATCTCAAGTATTTTACCCCCATTAACTTTACACGAAGCGCTAGAAACCACCAAAATTCATTCCGTAGCAGGTAAATTATCCAAAAATTCAGCTTTGATGACCCACCGCCCTTTCACTTCACCACATCACACAACTTCTGATGTTGCCTTGGTAGGAGGCGGAAGTTATCCCCAACCAGGAGAAATTTCTTTGGCACACAATGGCGTCTTATTTTTAGACGAGCTACCTGAGTTCCAGCGTAGCGTATTAGAAGTTATGCGGCAACCGCTAGAAGACCGTGAAGTGACTATCGCCCGAGCTAAATTTACGGTCACTTACCCGGCAAGTTTTATGTTGGTCGCCTCGATGAATCCAAGCCCGAGCGGATTTTTCCCTGATGACCCGCAGAACACTTCTTCTCCAGCAGAAATGCAAAGGTATATGAATAAAATCAGTGGTCCTCTGCTCGACCGTATTGATTTACACATTGAGGTTACTCCAGTTCCTTTTGAGCATCTTTCAGCCGAACGAAACGGTGAAAAAAGTGAGGTCATTAGAGCTCGTGTGACCGAGGCTCGAAAACTACAAGAAATTCGCTTTCAAGATTTAGGACATGTGCATTACAATGCACAGATGGGGCCAAAGCAATTGGATGATTTCTGCCAGTTGGGGACTGATTCCATTGAACTCATCAAAAATGCTATGGAAAAACTAAATCTCTCGGCTCGTGCTTACGATCGAATTCTACGTGTCGCTCGAACTATTGCAGATCTAGACAAACAGCAAAATATTGCTACTCATCATTTGGCTGAAGCAATACAATATCGTAGCTTAGACCGTGAAGGTTTTTTAAGGTAA
- a CDS encoding SDR family oxidoreductase: MENLKDKVVYITGGTHGIGFGVAKVLLSKGMRVAISGRRQEDAEEAAKKITSDENRVLGVASDVTDFENEKTAIAKIVEKFGQLDVVLANAGVGHFAPIYELKNEDWKQMIDTNLTGAFHTLKASFEALKKSEGYYITLASLAGTNFFENGAGYNASKFGVVGFTQAAMLDLRSHNIKVSTIMPGSVASQFNNHVPSSSDDWKIQPEDIGELVYDLLKMHPRTLPSKIEVRPTRPDKK, encoded by the coding sequence ATGGAAAATTTGAAAGATAAAGTAGTTTACATCACAGGGGGAACTCACGGCATTGGTTTTGGCGTAGCCAAAGTTTTACTGTCTAAAGGTATGCGTGTTGCAATTTCTGGAAGAAGACAAGAGGATGCTGAGGAAGCTGCAAAAAAAATAACCAGCGATGAAAATCGGGTTCTTGGCGTTGCTTCTGATGTGACTGATTTTGAAAACGAGAAGACTGCTATTGCTAAAATTGTAGAAAAATTTGGCCAGCTGGATGTCGTTTTGGCTAATGCGGGCGTTGGCCATTTTGCTCCCATTTATGAATTGAAAAATGAAGATTGGAAACAGATGATTGATACAAATTTGACAGGAGCTTTCCATACACTGAAGGCAAGCTTTGAAGCCTTAAAAAAGTCTGAAGGCTATTACATTACGCTCGCTAGTTTAGCTGGAACTAATTTCTTCGAAAACGGGGCTGGTTATAATGCGTCTAAGTTTGGTGTAGTTGGATTTACACAGGCGGCAATGCTGGATTTACGCTCGCATAACATCAAAGTTTCCACTATTATGCCTGGCTCTGTAGCTTCACAGTTCAATAATCATGTGCCGAGTAGTTCTGATGATTGGAAAATTCAACCAGAAGACATTGGTGAATTGGTTTACGATTTATTGAAAATGCACCCTAGGACTCTTCCGAGCAAAATTGAAGTTCGCCCAACTCGACCAGATAAAAAATAA
- a CDS encoding transketolase family protein, producing MKFTYTDKKDTRSGFGDGLLEAAKKNPNIVALCADLTGSLKMNDFEKNFPERFFQVGIAEANMIGMAAGLATAGKIPFTGTFANFSTSRVYDQIRQSVAYSGKNVKICASHAGLTLGEDGATHQVLEDIGMMKMLPGMTVICPCDYNETKIATMAIAEFDGPVYLRFGRPSWPIFTKEDEKFEIGKGKLMIEGNDVTIVATGHLVWEAIEAQAILEEKGISAEVLNIHTIKPLDDELILKSVEKTGCVVSAEEHNIFGGLGESVARLLIKNHPVPQEFVAVNDSFGESATPMELMKKYGIDKTNIVEKVEKVLKRK from the coding sequence ATGAAATTTACATATACAGACAAAAAAGATACACGTTCAGGCTTTGGAGATGGCCTGTTAGAAGCCGCGAAAAAAAATCCCAATATTGTGGCTTTGTGTGCAGACTTAACTGGTTCACTCAAGATGAATGATTTTGAAAAAAACTTCCCCGAACGATTTTTTCAAGTAGGAATAGCTGAAGCTAACATGATTGGTATGGCAGCAGGATTAGCGACTGCAGGTAAAATCCCATTCACAGGAACATTTGCCAACTTCTCGACCAGCCGAGTTTATGACCAAATTCGCCAATCTGTGGCTTATAGCGGTAAAAATGTAAAAATTTGTGCCTCTCATGCTGGGCTGACTTTGGGTGAAGACGGGGCTACGCACCAAGTTTTAGAAGATATTGGGATGATGAAAATGCTCCCAGGGATGACGGTGATTTGCCCTTGTGATTATAACGAAACCAAAATAGCAACAATGGCAATTGCAGAATTTGATGGGCCAGTGTATTTGAGATTTGGTAGACCAAGTTGGCCAATTTTCACCAAAGAAGATGAGAAGTTTGAGATAGGTAAAGGGAAACTAATGATAGAAGGAAATGATGTGACAATTGTAGCAACTGGGCATTTGGTTTGGGAAGCTATCGAAGCACAAGCTATTTTAGAAGAAAAAGGAATTTCAGCAGAAGTTCTAAACATCCATACCATCAAACCTTTGGATGATGAATTGATTTTAAAATCTGTAGAGAAAACAGGTTGTGTAGTCTCGGCAGAAGAGCATAATATTTTCGGTGGATTGGGAGAGAGTGTTGCTAGGCTTTTAATTAAAAATCATCCTGTTCCGCAGGAATTTGTTGCCGTAAATGATAGTTTTGGTGAAAGTGCCACTCCCATGGAATTGATGAAAAAATACGGGATAGACAAAACAAATATTGTTGAAAAAGTTGAAAAAGTTCTGAAACGAAAGTAA